The Amycolatopsis sp. DG1A-15b genome window below encodes:
- a CDS encoding LuxR C-terminal-related transcriptional regulator has translation MTERLTALGGHWEVDAVPSWGTTVTAALPLGVAEPPELRPLDRLNPANWKSCRGSPRGLRNRQIAEHLQLSEHMVKFHVRNILDKLDVSSRGEAAAPARDLPLEPVAHRSA, from the coding sequence TTGACCGAGCGCCTCACGGCCCTCGGCGGCCACTGGGAGGTCGACGCCGTGCCGAGCTGGGGCACGACGGTCACGGCGGCCCTCCCGCTCGGCGTGGCCGAGCCGCCGGAGCTGCGTCCCCTCGATCGGCTCAACCCCGCGAACTGGAAGTCCTGTCGGGGATCTCCCAGGGGTCTGCGCAACCGGCAGATCGCCGAACACCTGCAGCTCAGCGAGCACATGGTGAAGTTCCACGTCCGCAACATCCTCGACAAGCTCGACGTGAGTTCCCGCGGCGAAGCGGCCGCGCCAGCCCGCGACCTGCCGCTGGAACCGGTAGCGCACCGCTCGGCCTGA
- a CDS encoding MFS transporter, which translates to MASTIDSAPRRRSVLWSAEHRLTTIALLLVVTLVAFESMGVATAMPTLVADLHGLSLYSWPFTIFLISSVVATVLSGRIGDRRGPAPALLAGPVLFAAGLVIAGTASGMPTLLLGRALQGFGSGLLLVSVSLLIALTFTDHERPVIYAANAAAWVLPAVIGPSVAGVVTVSVGWRWVFLGLVPLVAVGVLMLVVVVRRLPAHGPATGGRRASVPQAIIAALGVAALTWAAQHQSVVSLGYGTVGLIALGYALRTLLPTGTLTSHPGLPTVIASRALIAGAYAGMEAYLPLVMSAVHGYSPALAGLPLTITALGWSAASAAQGRYLDWSREASLRTGFWLIAAGLVGFGLVSQPWFPGWVAFVACAVGGAGMGIAMPAISVLLLRYSPEGERGFNTSAMQLADWVGSALLIGLGGVLLGAVGSVLDPSPAMALLTVALVALAVVGVRLTGRWPSKV; encoded by the coding sequence ATGGCCTCGACGATCGACTCCGCACCCCGTCGCCGAAGTGTGCTCTGGAGCGCGGAACACCGGCTGACCACGATCGCGCTGCTGCTCGTGGTCACATTGGTCGCGTTCGAGAGCATGGGCGTGGCGACGGCGATGCCCACGCTGGTCGCCGACCTCCACGGGTTGTCGCTCTACTCGTGGCCTTTCACGATCTTCCTGATCTCCAGCGTGGTCGCGACGGTGCTTTCGGGCCGGATCGGCGACCGCCGCGGCCCGGCGCCGGCTCTGCTCGCCGGGCCTGTGTTGTTCGCGGCCGGTCTCGTGATCGCGGGAACGGCGAGCGGGATGCCGACGCTCCTCCTCGGTCGTGCGTTGCAGGGCTTCGGTTCGGGATTGCTCCTCGTCTCGGTCTCGCTCCTGATCGCGCTGACGTTCACCGACCACGAACGTCCGGTCATCTACGCCGCGAACGCCGCCGCCTGGGTTCTGCCAGCGGTCATCGGGCCCTCAGTGGCCGGGGTCGTGACGGTCAGCGTCGGCTGGCGCTGGGTCTTCCTCGGTTTGGTTCCGCTCGTGGCCGTCGGCGTGCTCATGCTGGTCGTGGTCGTCCGGCGCTTGCCCGCCCACGGACCGGCCACGGGCGGCCGGCGGGCGAGCGTGCCGCAGGCGATCATCGCTGCGCTCGGCGTCGCAGCGTTGACGTGGGCGGCTCAACACCAGTCAGTCGTCTCGCTCGGCTACGGCACGGTCGGGCTGATCGCGCTGGGCTACGCGCTCCGGACGCTGCTGCCGACCGGGACACTGACGTCCCACCCCGGCCTCCCGACGGTCATCGCCTCCCGCGCCCTGATCGCCGGAGCGTATGCGGGGATGGAGGCGTACCTCCCTCTGGTGATGAGCGCGGTCCACGGTTACAGCCCTGCCCTCGCCGGCCTGCCACTCACGATCACGGCGCTGGGCTGGTCCGCGGCGTCGGCAGCGCAGGGCCGGTACCTCGACTGGTCGCGAGAGGCGTCGCTGCGCACCGGGTTCTGGCTGATTGCCGCCGGCCTGGTCGGCTTCGGTCTGGTTTCGCAGCCGTGGTTCCCCGGCTGGGTCGCTTTCGTGGCTTGTGCGGTCGGCGGCGCAGGCATGGGGATCGCGATGCCCGCGATCTCCGTCCTCCTGCTCCGCTACTCGCCCGAGGGCGAGCGCGGATTCAACACCTCGGCGATGCAGCTCGCGGACTGGGTCGGCTCTGCGCTGCTCATCGGCCTGGGCGGTGTCCTGCTCGGCGCGGTCGGCTCGGTTCTCGACCCGTCGCCGGCGATGGCCCTGCTCACGGTGGCCCTGGTGGCGCTCGCGGTGGTGGGTGTCCGGCTGACCGGGCGGTGGCCGTCAAAGGTGTGA
- a CDS encoding glycoside hydrolase family 57 protein translates to MSEGTFCLVVHSHLPWLPHHGSWPVGEEWLYQAWAHSYLPMVELLERFADEGRRDVLTLGVTPVLAAQLDDPYSIRAFHDWLGHWQLRAQHAATLWRGDPLLRELAAAEHRTAVRAAEELGTRWRHGFSPVLRSLVDNSTIELLGGPLAHPFQPLLDPRVREFALNGGLADTALRLGTRPEGIWAPECGYAPGMENDYAAAGVRRFMVDGPSLRGETWAARPVGDTDVLAFGRDLEVTYRVWSPKAGYPGHAAYRDFHTWQHEVGLKAARVTGKTVEPQDKAPYDPALAADVLETHVKDFVETVVTRLRSLKRQHGREALVVAAYDTELFGHWWHEGPAWLEGVLRALPDAGVRVTTLKGAMEAGHVGEPIDLPSSSWGSGKDWRVWDGEQVKDMVAANAALQDRLLDLVAGLDRTARDTVADQAVAEAMLALESDWAFMVTKDSAADYARRRAAVHTERFDALAGLLRRGDRARAVEVAAAYRADDGPFGHLDARALKHD, encoded by the coding sequence ATGAGCGAGGGGACCTTCTGCCTCGTCGTGCACAGCCACCTGCCGTGGCTGCCGCACCACGGGAGCTGGCCGGTCGGCGAGGAATGGCTCTACCAGGCGTGGGCGCACTCCTACCTGCCGATGGTCGAGCTCCTGGAGCGCTTCGCCGACGAAGGCCGCCGCGACGTGCTGACGCTGGGCGTCACGCCGGTGCTGGCCGCGCAGCTCGACGACCCGTACAGCATCCGCGCGTTCCACGACTGGCTCGGCCACTGGCAGCTGCGTGCCCAGCACGCGGCGACGCTGTGGCGCGGCGACCCGCTGCTGCGCGAGCTCGCCGCGGCCGAGCACCGGACCGCCGTCCGCGCGGCCGAAGAGCTCGGGACGCGGTGGCGGCACGGGTTCTCCCCGGTCCTGCGGTCCCTGGTCGACAATTCGACCATCGAGCTGCTCGGCGGCCCGCTCGCCCACCCGTTCCAGCCGCTGCTGGACCCGCGGGTGCGTGAGTTCGCGCTGAACGGCGGTCTCGCCGACACGGCCCTGCGGCTCGGGACGCGCCCGGAGGGGATCTGGGCCCCCGAGTGCGGCTACGCGCCTGGTATGGAAAACGACTACGCGGCGGCGGGCGTGCGGCGGTTCATGGTCGACGGCCCGTCGCTGCGCGGCGAGACCTGGGCCGCCCGGCCGGTCGGCGACACCGACGTCCTCGCCTTCGGCCGGGACCTCGAGGTCACCTACCGCGTCTGGTCACCGAAGGCCGGCTACCCCGGCCACGCCGCCTACCGCGACTTCCACACCTGGCAGCACGAGGTCGGCCTCAAGGCCGCACGGGTCACCGGCAAGACGGTCGAGCCGCAGGACAAGGCACCCTACGACCCGGCGCTCGCCGCGGACGTGCTGGAGACGCACGTCAAGGACTTCGTCGAGACCGTCGTGACTCGCCTGCGGTCGCTGAAGCGCCAACACGGGCGTGAGGCGCTCGTGGTCGCCGCGTACGACACGGAGCTGTTCGGGCACTGGTGGCACGAAGGGCCGGCGTGGCTGGAAGGCGTGCTGCGCGCGCTCCCCGACGCCGGTGTGCGGGTGACGACGCTGAAGGGTGCGATGGAAGCCGGCCACGTCGGCGAGCCGATCGACCTGCCATCGTCGTCGTGGGGGTCGGGCAAGGACTGGCGCGTCTGGGATGGCGAGCAGGTCAAGGACATGGTCGCCGCCAACGCCGCGTTGCAGGACCGGCTGCTCGACCTGGTCGCCGGGCTGGACCGGACGGCCCGGGACACCGTCGCCGACCAGGCCGTCGCCGAGGCGATGCTGGCGCTGGAAAGCGACTGGGCGTTCATGGTCACCAAGGACTCGGCCGCGGACTACGCGCGCCGTCGCGCGGCGGTCCACACCGAGCGCTTCGACGCGCTGGCCGGGCTGCTGCGCCGCGGCGATCGCGCGCGCGCCGTCGAGGTCGCCGCCGCCTACCGCGCCGACGACGGACCGTTCGGGCACCTCGACGCCCGGGCGCTGAAGCACGACTGA
- a CDS encoding class I SAM-dependent methyltransferase, with protein MTTPATRAEALHLTGERTVPGIAEENYWFRRHEAAYAALLPHCVDAMVLEAGCGEGYGASLLATTGRRVLALDYDVPTTEHVARRYPELAVARANLAFLPVRDGAVDVVANFQVIEHLWDQAGFLAECRRVLSPNGKLLVTTPNRLTFTPDSDTPLNPFHTRELAPSELAGLLTDAGFAVESLHGLHHGQAVRALDERYGGSIIDAQLDVVMGKLPGQAEWPEALLADVAAIEATGFDIHGDDLDASLDLIAVAVRR; from the coding sequence GTGACCACCCCAGCCACCCGGGCCGAGGCGCTGCATCTGACCGGCGAGCGGACCGTCCCCGGCATCGCCGAGGAGAATTACTGGTTCAGGCGCCACGAAGCCGCGTACGCCGCCCTGCTCCCCCACTGCGTGGACGCAATGGTCCTCGAAGCCGGCTGCGGCGAGGGCTACGGCGCGAGCCTCCTCGCCACGACGGGCCGCCGGGTGCTCGCGCTCGACTACGACGTCCCGACCACCGAGCACGTCGCCCGTCGCTATCCCGAGCTCGCCGTCGCGCGGGCGAACCTGGCCTTCCTCCCGGTCCGGGACGGCGCGGTCGACGTCGTGGCCAACTTCCAGGTCATCGAGCACCTGTGGGACCAGGCCGGGTTCCTCGCCGAGTGCCGGCGGGTGTTGTCACCGAACGGCAAACTGCTGGTCACGACGCCGAACCGGCTGACCTTCACCCCGGACAGCGACACGCCACTGAACCCGTTCCACACGCGCGAGCTGGCGCCGTCCGAACTGGCCGGGCTGCTCACCGACGCAGGCTTCGCCGTCGAATCGCTGCACGGGCTGCACCACGGCCAGGCTGTGCGCGCTCTCGACGAGCGGTACGGCGGTTCGATCATCGACGCCCAGCTCGACGTGGTCATGGGCAAGCTGCCGGGGCAGGCCGAGTGGCCGGAAGCCCTGCTCGCCGACGTCGCCGCGATCGAGGCCACCGGGTTCGACATCCACGGCGACGACCTGGACGCCAGCCTCGACCTGATCGCCGTGGCGGTGCGCCGATGA
- the mnmA gene encoding tRNA 2-thiouridine(34) synthase MnmA, translating to MRVLAAMSGGVDSAVAAARAVDAGHDVVGVHLALSAKPGTLRTGSRGCCTIEDSHDARRAADILGIPFYIWDFAERFTEEVVETFVGEYAAGRTPNPCVTCNEKIKFEALLEKAMALGFDAVATGHYARLTVVDGVPELRRSADSGKDQSYVLASLTPEQLSHAMFPLGGSWKTDVRAEAERRGLSVANKPDSHDICFIPDGDTKKFLENRLGQRPGELVDAETGAVLGQHTGVHGFTVGQRKGLGIDAPAPDGRPRYVLSLEPVSGSVKVGSAAGLGVKVIEADRAIWPSGRPLTEPTECVIQVRAHGGIVDAVADVDNDTMTLHLREPLRGVAPGQVVVLYRPDPGDGDVVLGSAKISGTR from the coding sequence ATGCGGGTATTGGCCGCGATGAGCGGAGGAGTGGACTCGGCGGTCGCCGCGGCGCGCGCGGTCGACGCCGGGCACGACGTCGTCGGTGTGCACCTGGCCCTGTCGGCCAAGCCGGGCACTCTGCGGACCGGCTCGCGCGGGTGTTGCACGATCGAGGACTCCCACGACGCCCGGCGGGCCGCCGACATCCTCGGAATCCCGTTCTACATCTGGGATTTCGCCGAGCGCTTCACCGAAGAGGTCGTTGAGACCTTCGTCGGCGAATACGCCGCCGGGCGCACCCCGAACCCTTGCGTCACCTGCAACGAGAAGATCAAGTTCGAAGCGCTCCTCGAAAAGGCGATGGCGCTTGGATTCGATGCCGTCGCGACAGGTCACTACGCGCGCCTCACCGTGGTAGACGGTGTGCCTGAGTTGCGTCGCAGCGCGGACAGCGGCAAGGACCAGTCGTACGTACTCGCCTCGTTGACGCCGGAACAGCTCAGCCACGCCATGTTCCCCCTGGGCGGCTCGTGGAAGACCGACGTGCGGGCCGAGGCGGAGCGACGAGGCCTGTCCGTCGCCAACAAGCCGGACAGCCACGACATCTGCTTCATCCCGGACGGCGACACCAAAAAGTTCCTGGAGAACCGGCTGGGACAGCGTCCTGGCGAGCTCGTGGACGCGGAGACAGGTGCAGTCCTCGGCCAGCACACGGGGGTGCACGGGTTCACGGTCGGCCAGCGCAAGGGCTTGGGGATCGATGCTCCGGCGCCGGATGGCCGTCCTCGGTACGTCCTGTCGCTCGAACCGGTCTCGGGCTCCGTCAAGGTCGGTTCCGCGGCCGGCCTCGGCGTCAAGGTGATCGAGGCTGACCGGGCGATCTGGCCCAGTGGCCGGCCGCTGACCGAACCCACCGAATGCGTGATCCAGGTCAGAGCGCACGGAGGGATCGTGGATGCGGTCGCCGACGTGGACAACGACACCATGACGCTGCACTTGCGTGAGCCACTGCGTGGAGTCGCTCCGGGTCAGGTCGTCGTTCTCTACCGTCCTGATCCCGGCGATGGAGACGTTGTCCTCGGCAGCGCGAAGATCTCCGGCACGCGCTGA
- a CDS encoding electron transfer flavoprotein subunit beta/FixA family protein, whose protein sequence is MTNIVVLVKQVPDTYSERKLNGSDHTLDRESADAVLDEINEKAVEEALKIKEAGEGEVTVISVGPDRATDAIRKALSMGADKAIHVSDEALHGSDAIATAKVLAAAIGKVEGFDLVIAGNESSDGRGGAIPAILAELLGLPQVTYVRELTVDGSTIKATRETEDGLTHLEASLPAIVSVGEKINEPRYPSFKGIMAAKKKPVETFTIADLGIDASEVGLGNAWSTVTEASPKPPRTAGEKVEDEGDGGTKVAEYLVGQKLI, encoded by the coding sequence ATGACCAACATCGTCGTCCTGGTCAAGCAGGTACCGGACACCTACTCGGAGCGGAAGCTCAACGGGTCCGACCACACCCTTGACCGCGAATCCGCCGACGCCGTGCTCGACGAGATCAACGAGAAGGCCGTCGAAGAAGCACTGAAGATCAAGGAAGCCGGCGAGGGCGAGGTCACCGTGATCTCGGTGGGCCCCGACCGCGCGACCGACGCCATCCGCAAGGCACTGTCCATGGGCGCCGACAAGGCCATCCACGTCTCCGACGAGGCGCTGCACGGCTCCGACGCGATCGCCACCGCCAAGGTGCTCGCCGCCGCGATCGGCAAGGTCGAGGGCTTCGACCTGGTCATCGCCGGCAACGAGTCGTCCGACGGCCGCGGTGGCGCCATCCCGGCGATCCTCGCCGAGCTGCTGGGCCTGCCGCAGGTCACCTACGTGCGTGAGCTGACCGTCGACGGTTCGACGATCAAGGCCACCCGCGAGACCGAGGACGGCCTCACCCACCTCGAGGCGAGCCTGCCCGCGATCGTGAGCGTCGGCGAGAAGATCAACGAGCCGCGCTACCCGTCGTTCAAGGGCATCATGGCCGCGAAGAAGAAGCCGGTCGAGACGTTCACCATCGCCGACCTGGGCATCGACGCGAGCGAGGTCGGCCTCGGCAACGCGTGGTCCACCGTGACCGAAGCCTCGCCGAAGCCGCCGCGCACCGCCGGCGAGAAGGTCGAAGACGAGGGCGACGGCGGCACCAAGGTCGCCGAGTACCTGGTCGGCCAGAAGCTCATCTGA
- a CDS encoding DegV family protein, which produces MPARIAVITDSSSCLPDLVASRWAIGVVQIQLSLGSHYDDENRFDRGEVIDAMRAGQVIATAPPDPGAFFWAYQEAATAGATAIVSIHISGRMSDTVRAAREAAQQVRIPVHVLDSRTTGMSLGFAAVSAARAAAAGADADRVIEAAERRCTTSTEFIYVDTLEYLRRGGRIGAAQAMLGSAFSIKPLLTVKDGEVAPLARVPGTKRALAKMVDLAVKKSGGFRADIAVTRFGASDHELEIGRQIERRVPAMVESMVVEASTVIGAHLGPGALGITVSPVG; this is translated from the coding sequence ATGCCCGCGCGCATCGCCGTCATCACCGACTCGAGCTCCTGCCTGCCCGACCTCGTCGCTTCTCGCTGGGCCATCGGCGTCGTCCAGATCCAGCTGAGCCTGGGAAGCCACTACGACGACGAAAACCGCTTCGACCGCGGCGAAGTGATCGACGCCATGAGAGCCGGGCAGGTGATCGCCACGGCGCCCCCGGACCCGGGGGCGTTCTTCTGGGCTTACCAGGAGGCGGCCACCGCCGGCGCGACCGCCATCGTCAGCATCCACATATCCGGCCGCATGTCCGACACCGTCCGCGCGGCCCGAGAGGCCGCCCAGCAGGTCCGCATCCCGGTGCACGTCCTGGACAGCCGCACCACCGGCATGAGTCTCGGCTTCGCCGCCGTGTCGGCCGCGCGGGCCGCCGCGGCCGGCGCGGACGCCGACCGGGTCATCGAAGCCGCCGAACGCCGGTGCACCACGAGCACCGAGTTCATCTACGTCGACACCCTCGAGTACCTCCGCCGCGGCGGCCGGATCGGCGCGGCGCAGGCCATGCTCGGCAGCGCGTTTTCGATCAAACCGCTGCTCACGGTCAAGGACGGCGAGGTCGCGCCGCTCGCCCGGGTCCCCGGCACAAAGCGCGCCCTGGCCAAGATGGTCGACCTCGCGGTGAAGAAGTCCGGCGGGTTCCGCGCCGACATCGCCGTGACCCGGTTCGGCGCCAGCGATCACGAACTGGAGATCGGCAGGCAGATCGAACGCCGGGTGCCGGCGATGGTCGAGAGCATGGTCGTCGAAGCGAGCACGGTCATCGGCGCGCACCTCGGCCCCGGCGCGCTCGGCATCACGGTGTCGCCGGTGGGCTGA
- a CDS encoding cysteine desulfurase family protein, translating to MTYLDHAATTPMLPEAIAAMTEALSTVGNASALHSSGRRARRMVEEARETIAEALGARPSEVIFTGGGTESDNLAIKGIYWARRGEQEQRRRILCGAAEHHAVLDTVEWLEAHSGAEVTLLDVDSQGRVSPDVLRAAIAADPETVALATVMWANNEVGTINPIAELAAVCAEFDIPFHTDAVQAVGAAPVDFAASGASALTLTGHKLGGPFGVGALLLGRDVACAPLLHGGGQERNVRSGTLDVPAIVSFATAVRISVATRADYAKRVEELRDGLVEAVQREVPDAVLNGGEGERLPSHAHFTFPGCAGDSLLMLLDAKGIECSTGSACTAGVAQPSHVLLAMGADPAAARGSLRFSLGHTSTAADVEAVAAEIGGVVMRARQAGLAGMRKQTQKQEV from the coding sequence ATGACCTATCTCGACCACGCGGCGACCACTCCGATGTTGCCCGAAGCCATAGCGGCGATGACCGAGGCGCTGTCCACCGTGGGCAACGCCTCGGCACTGCATTCTTCGGGCCGCCGGGCTCGCCGGATGGTCGAAGAAGCCCGCGAAACCATTGCCGAGGCACTGGGCGCCCGCCCCTCCGAGGTGATCTTCACCGGCGGGGGCACCGAGAGCGACAACCTCGCGATCAAGGGGATCTACTGGGCTCGTCGCGGTGAGCAGGAGCAGCGTCGCCGCATCCTTTGCGGTGCCGCGGAGCACCACGCAGTGCTGGACACCGTCGAATGGCTCGAAGCCCACAGCGGCGCCGAGGTCACGCTGCTCGACGTGGACAGCCAGGGACGGGTGTCGCCTGACGTCCTCCGCGCAGCCATCGCCGCGGATCCCGAGACCGTGGCGTTGGCCACCGTGATGTGGGCGAACAACGAGGTCGGCACGATCAACCCGATCGCCGAGCTGGCGGCAGTGTGCGCCGAGTTCGACATCCCGTTCCACACCGACGCGGTCCAGGCCGTCGGGGCCGCACCGGTCGACTTCGCCGCCAGCGGCGCCTCAGCGCTCACCCTGACCGGGCACAAGCTCGGTGGCCCATTCGGGGTGGGAGCGCTTCTGCTCGGACGTGACGTAGCTTGTGCGCCTCTGCTGCACGGCGGGGGCCAGGAACGCAACGTCCGCTCCGGAACCCTGGACGTCCCGGCGATCGTGAGTTTCGCGACTGCGGTCCGAATCAGCGTCGCGACCCGAGCCGACTACGCGAAGCGGGTCGAGGAACTTCGAGACGGGCTCGTCGAGGCCGTCCAACGTGAGGTACCCGACGCCGTCCTCAACGGTGGAGAGGGCGAGAGGCTGCCCAGCCATGCCCATTTCACCTTCCCCGGATGCGCCGGCGACAGCCTGTTGATGCTGCTCGACGCCAAGGGCATCGAATGCTCGACGGGGTCGGCGTGCACCGCAGGCGTCGCGCAGCCGAGCCATGTGCTGCTCGCCATGGGGGCTGACCCGGCGGCGGCTCGCGGTTCCCTCCGTTTCTCCCTTGGCCACACATCCACCGCCGCAGACGTCGAGGCCGTGGCCGCGGAGATCGGTGGCGTCGTCATGCGCGCCCGGCAGGCCGGCCTCGCCGGAATGCGCAAGCAGACCCAGAAGCAAGAGGTGTAA
- a CDS encoding lysophospholipid acyltransferase family protein: MSHAWMPSSPCGDGCLTADDPVVGLPRRVLRFAAAISVVLAALVSAPLLLVAPGRERLLRLIFLGVLRAFGVRLDIRGGADFLTAPAGRGALVVNNHISWLDIVAINALRPMRALAKKEIAGWPVLGGLVRRGGSIFVDRERLTTLPATMASLADALRTGSLVSVTPEGTTWCGLASGRFTTATFQAAIDGGVPVRPIALRYRLADGRETSRPAFIGPESLIASLRRVAALRGLVLEIHVCPEIAPGRAETRRELAALAEAAVHSALGTVQIPAQQRRRTPRRQAAPLASPPAK, translated from the coding sequence ATGAGCCACGCCTGGATGCCGTCGTCGCCCTGCGGCGACGGCTGCCTCACCGCCGACGACCCGGTGGTCGGTCTCCCGCGACGGGTCCTGCGCTTCGCGGCGGCGATCTCGGTCGTGCTCGCGGCGCTGGTGTCCGCGCCCTTGCTGCTGGTCGCCCCGGGCCGCGAGCGACTGCTCCGGCTGATCTTCCTCGGCGTGCTGCGGGCGTTCGGCGTCCGGCTGGACATCCGGGGCGGCGCCGACTTCCTGACCGCGCCCGCCGGCCGTGGCGCGCTGGTGGTCAACAACCACATCTCGTGGCTGGACATCGTCGCGATCAACGCGTTGCGGCCGATGCGCGCGCTGGCCAAGAAGGAAATCGCGGGCTGGCCGGTGCTCGGCGGCCTGGTCCGCCGCGGCGGCAGCATCTTCGTCGACCGCGAGCGGCTGACGACGTTGCCCGCCACGATGGCGTCGCTGGCCGACGCGCTGAGGACGGGCTCGCTGGTGAGCGTCACGCCGGAGGGCACGACGTGGTGCGGCCTGGCGTCGGGCCGCTTCACGACGGCGACGTTCCAGGCGGCCATCGACGGCGGTGTCCCGGTGCGCCCGATCGCGTTGCGGTACCGCCTCGCCGACGGCCGCGAGACCAGCCGTCCGGCGTTCATCGGACCGGAGTCGCTGATCGCGTCCCTGCGCCGGGTCGCGGCCTTGCGCGGCCTGGTGCTCGAGATCCACGTCTGCCCGGAGATCGCCCCGGGCCGCGCGGAAACCCGCCGCGAACTGGCCGCCCTCGCCGAGGCGGCGGTCCATTCCGCGCTGGGCACGGTCCAGATCCCGGCTCAGCAGCGGCGGCGGACCCCGCGCCGCCAGGCGGCCCCACTGGCTTCGCCTCCCGCGAAGTGA
- a CDS encoding electron transfer flavoprotein subunit alpha/FixB family protein codes for MAEVLVLVDHVDGEVKKVTLELLTAARALGEPSAVVVGPTGTAAKAKQALASHGAAKVYVAEGDDAANYLVTPKVDVLAALAQQASPAAVLVTASGEGKEVAARLAVRLGSGLIYDAVGVNGDGVIDQSIFGGAFSVKSKSAKGAPVVSIRPGAVEAEPAEGAAAEETVELPAVDAAKTTKITGVEPVTGGDRPELTEASIVVSGGRGVGSAEKFDVVEKLADSLGAAVGASRAAVDSGYYPAQFQVGQTGKTVSPQLYIALGISGAIQHRAGMQTSKTIIAVNKDAEAPIFEIADFGIVGDLFNVAPQLTEAVEKRKG; via the coding sequence ATGGCTGAAGTACTCGTCCTCGTCGACCACGTCGACGGTGAGGTCAAGAAGGTCACGCTCGAGCTGCTGACCGCCGCCCGCGCGCTCGGTGAGCCGTCGGCCGTCGTCGTCGGCCCGACCGGGACCGCCGCCAAGGCGAAGCAGGCGCTGGCGTCGCACGGCGCCGCCAAGGTGTATGTCGCGGAAGGTGACGACGCCGCGAACTACCTGGTCACGCCCAAGGTCGACGTGCTCGCCGCGCTCGCGCAGCAGGCGTCCCCGGCCGCGGTGCTCGTCACCGCCAGCGGTGAGGGCAAGGAGGTCGCCGCCCGCCTGGCCGTGCGCCTGGGCTCCGGCCTGATCTACGACGCCGTGGGCGTCAACGGTGACGGCGTCATCGACCAGTCCATCTTCGGTGGCGCGTTCTCGGTCAAGTCCAAGTCCGCGAAGGGCGCGCCGGTCGTCTCGATCCGCCCGGGCGCGGTCGAGGCCGAGCCGGCCGAGGGCGCGGCGGCCGAGGAGACCGTCGAGCTCCCCGCGGTCGACGCGGCGAAGACCACCAAGATCACCGGCGTCGAGCCCGTGACCGGCGGTGACCGGCCGGAGCTGACCGAGGCCTCCATCGTGGTGTCCGGTGGCCGCGGCGTCGGCTCGGCGGAGAAGTTCGACGTCGTCGAGAAGCTGGCCGACTCGCTCGGCGCGGCTGTCGGCGCCTCGCGTGCCGCTGTCGACTCGGGCTACTACCCGGCGCAGTTCCAGGTCGGCCAGACCGGCAAGACTGTCTCGCCGCAGCTGTACATCGCGCTCGGCATCTCCGGCGCGATCCAGCACCGCGCGGGCATGCAGACGTCGAAGACGATCATCGCCGTCAACAAGGACGCGGAGGCGCCGATCTTCGAGATCGCCGACTTCGGCATCGTCGGCGACCTGTTCAACGTCGCGCCGCAGCTGACCGAAGCGGTCGAGAAGCGCAAGGGCTGA
- a CDS encoding GNAT family N-acyltransferase, translated as MTTSQLLVSTDQAGAERPADARRYSLLVAHANDEVVAAQKLRHRVFAEEMGARLHSPRPGLDVDEFDEFCDHLVVRDDNTGEIVGCYRMLPPERAAQAGKLYADSEFDLTAIDGLRPSLVETGRSCVHPDHRSGGVVSLVWAGIARYMLLSGHRYLAGCASVPLVDDGSFAAGVWDVLRAKHYSDEATRVTPLIPWDTTGIERPARPTLPPLIKGYVRLGAKVCGPPALDVDFGVADFFVLLDLHNVDERYLKFFLGSQG; from the coding sequence ATGACGACGTCACAGCTCCTCGTCAGCACTGATCAGGCGGGTGCCGAGCGCCCCGCCGACGCCCGCCGGTACTCGCTCCTCGTCGCGCACGCGAACGACGAAGTGGTCGCGGCGCAGAAACTGCGTCACCGGGTTTTCGCCGAGGAAATGGGTGCGCGCCTCCACTCCCCGCGGCCCGGTCTCGACGTCGACGAGTTCGACGAGTTTTGCGACCACCTCGTGGTCCGCGACGACAACACGGGCGAGATCGTCGGCTGCTACCGCATGCTGCCGCCGGAACGCGCCGCCCAGGCCGGGAAGCTCTACGCCGACAGCGAGTTCGACCTGACCGCGATCGACGGCCTGCGCCCGTCACTGGTCGAAACCGGCCGGTCGTGCGTGCATCCGGACCACCGCAGCGGCGGCGTCGTGAGCCTGGTCTGGGCCGGCATCGCCCGCTACATGCTGCTTTCCGGCCACCGCTACCTCGCCGGTTGCGCGTCCGTCCCGCTGGTGGACGACGGTTCCTTCGCCGCCGGCGTGTGGGACGTCCTGCGCGCCAAGCACTACTCCGACGAGGCCACGCGCGTCACGCCGTTGATCCCGTGGGACACCACGGGCATCGAGCGCCCGGCGCGGCCCACGCTGCCGCCGCTGATCAAGGGCTACGTCCGGCTCGGCGCCAAGGTCTGCGGGCCACCGGCACTCGACGTCGACTTCGGCGTCGCGGACTTCTTCGTCCTTCTGGACCTGCACAACGTCGACGAGCGGTACCTGAAGTTCTTCCTCGGGAGCCAGGGATGA